The Microbacterium natoriense genomic interval CAGGCAGGTGAGGAAAGAATGAGCGTGATTCCCGACAACCCCTACAACGAGCATGCGTGGATTATCGGAGAACCGAAGGTGGGAGACGGAACCTGGATCGGGGCGTTCACCCTCATCGACGGTTCAGGTGGGCTCACGATCGGATCAGGCTGCGACATCTCGTCTGGAGTTCATATATACACCCATTCCAGCGCTAAACGCTGTGTCTCGGGACGTGCCTACGGCGAGATCGACCGTGAGCCGGTGACCATCGGCAATCGCGTGTTTATCGGGGCGAACGCCGTGATCAACATGGGAGTCACTATCGGAGATGAGGCCGTCGTCGGGGCGGGGGCCGTCGTGACGACGTCCGTGCCCCCGCGCACTATCGTGGCGGGAGTTCCAGCACGTGTGATCGGGACCGTCGATCTCAGTAGACCGAGCGTACCGCGGTTCGAAAAGGACTGAGGACTCGTCTTTCTCGGAGCTTCGTTCCGCATGCAAGCCTCGAACTTCGAGCATCGCGTCGGGTGCTGCTCGAAGTTCGGGCTTGCGCCACATTCGGGTGAAACGCTCAGCTATCGCGAAGACTTAAGAGTGTGTCAATCACGGCGTGCGAGGGGAGGATCGACCGACGCTCCTCATCGGGATCCGCAATGCCGTCGAGCAGATCGACGAAGTGATCGAACTGGGCGGCAAGCGGCTCCCGAGAATTCGTGATCTCAGGGATCTCGATGGAGGTTTGTTGGCGATAGCCGCGACCGTCCTCATCGGCGTCGCCGGACACGTGCCGGTACACGGTCACGGTGCGGCGGAGCAGGTCGACCTCGATCAGGCGGTCCAACTCGTGGATGAGAAGTGTGCGGTCTTTGCGCTGCCCGATCCGGCTCGCCGAGAGCTGCGCGAGCTGTCCTCCCGCGAAGCTCAGAGATGCGGTCGCCACGTCTTCAGCTCCTTCTACCGAATCGGGGTGGAAGTACCCGACAGACCCATCTACCTTGCTTGGGATGCTGCCGAGCACATTGATGGCCAGATCGACGTCGTGGATAAGGAGATCCCACGCGACGCCGGTCCGGATGCGCGGTGCATAGGGGGAGTGACGGGTCGCCGTAACGTGCACCGGACTGTTCACGAAGTGCTTCGCGGTGAGAACGGCCGGGTTGTAGCGCTCCAGCAGTCCGCAGAGGATCGGTACACCGGCCTGCTCTGACAGCTCGAGGATCTCGCGTGTCTTCGCCAAACCGTTCACGACCGGCTTCTCCACGAGCAACGGCTTACCGGCGTCGAGCACCGCGCGCGCGAGGGCATCGTGGGCCTCGGTGGATGCGGCGATGATCACGGCGTCCACATCTGCGAGGTCTCCCAGCTCAGGGGTCCAGGCCGTTCCGAAGCGTGCCGCGACGGCCTCTCCGACCGACCTGCGGCTGTCGATGATGCGTGCCAACTTTGCTCGCCCAGACGCAGCTACCACTCGAGCGTGGTAGCTGCCCATCGTGCCGGCTCCGACCAGCGCGATCCGGGGGACGCTCATCGGCTGGCTCCCATGATCGTACGGATCGACGACACGATCGTGTCGAGCTGTTCGCGGGTGAGGTGATTATGAACGGGCAAAGAGACGACTTGCCTCGCGATCCGCTCCGCGACAGGAGTCGGTTCGATTACGACGTCGCCTCGATCGCGATACGCATCGTAGTCGAAGACCAGTCGTGGGTAGTAGACACCGGCACCGATGCCGGCGTCGTTCATGCGCTCGACGAATTCGTCACGGGTCACCGGTGCGTCCTCGGTGATGCGGATCGTGTACTGGTGCCAGACGTGCCGACGCCCGGAGAGCTCCACGGGTGTGATCACACCTTCGATCCCCGCAAGACCTTCGCTGAGGTACGCAGCGTTTGCGCCGCGGGTCTCGACGACGTTGTCGTAGCGATCGAGTTGAGGCAACACCAGCGCGGCCTGCAGATCGGTCAGGCGATAGTTCTGGCCGAGCATCGCGTAGTCGTAGCGCGCGCGCATGCCCTGATTGCGCAGGATGCGCAGACGTTCGGCGAGCACGTCATCGTCAGTCGTGATCATCCCACCCTCGCCGGTCGTCAGGTTTTTGGTGGCATAGAACGAGAACGAGCCGATGTCGTAGCTCCCGGCTGCCTTGCTGCCCAGCATGCTGCCGTGCGCCTGCGCCGAGTCCTCGAGAATCCGGAGGCCCCGTGCGGAGGCTATCGCGGAGATGGCGTCCATCTCCGCGATCTGGCCGAAGATGTGCACGGGCATCAGCACTTTCGTGCGGTCGCTCAGGCGCTCGCTGATCGTTGCCGCTGTGACATTGAAGTCGTCCTCCGAGATGTCAGCGAACCGTGCAGTCGCCCCAGCCTCAAGGATCGCGTTGAGGGTCGCGGCGAATGTGAACGGGCTCGTGATCACCTCATCGCCCGGAGATAGATCAAGGCACCGCAGCGATGCGATGAGGGAGGTCGTCCCGTTGTTCACCGCGATCGCGTGGCGGACACCTGTCAGTTCCGCGAAGCGCTTCTCGAACTCCGCTACAAGAGGTCCCTGCGCAACTCGGCCGGAGCGGAGCACCTCGAGCACGAGACGCTCTTCGTCAGCCCCGAACTCGACGACGGTGATTGGTATCATGAGGCCTAACTCATCTTTGGTGAAGGTGAACCTGATAAGCATATCGTCGCGTCACCATTGGCCCGGATCGTGCGTCGCGGATGGATCGTCGCATATGATCGCATTCGTTTCGCAAGAGAGAGAGACTCCTCATCGCTGAATCCCGCAGCGCCCGATCCTGGGCGCTTCTGATCCTGCGCTACGTGCTACTCGCCCTCGTTCTGGGCTTCGCCGCGTACTATCTGATCTCTCAGTGGGATGCCGTGTCTGCAGCGATAAAGCTCATCGCATGGCAGTCGGCCGTACTCTCCTTCCTACTGGTCCTCGCCGGACTCGTCTTCGGCACGATCAGCTGGATCGCGATCCTCACCGGGCTCGGCGACCGTGTCCCTTTCCTGCGGGCGGCGCAGATTCTCCTGGTGGGCCAGCTCGGCAAGTACGTGCCGGGCTCAGTCTGGTCCTACGTGATGCAAATGGAACTCGGACGCCAGTACAACGTGTCGCGCCCGAGGGTACTCATCACTTCGCTCTACGCGGCGGGTGTCGGTGTGGTCGCGTCTCTGATTCTCGGAGCGCTTGCTACGCCGCTTCTCTCACAGAACGAGCCTGAGCTACTCTGGCTCTTCGCCCTACTGCCCATCGGTCTGCTGTGCTTGCACCCTGCGGTGATGACGTGGCTGGCGTCACTCGTGCTGAAGGCGTTTCGTCGACCGCCGCTCGATCACCGCGTTCGGCTTTCGACGATCGCGATCGCTCTCGGCGCGTCCATCGTCTCGTACCTCTGCTACGGCCTCCATCTGACCCTGCTCGTGAATTCACTCGCAGATCCTGACCCTCAAACGATAGTTCTGCTCACAGGAGCTATGGCGATCGGCTTCTCCCTGAGCCTGTTCGCGTTCCTCCTCCCCTCCGGCATCGGGGTCCGCGAGGCTGTCCTCGTGGCCGCCATGGCCAGTTTGATCTCACTCCCGCAGGCGGCCGCGGTGAGTGCTGTGTCCCGCATGATGTTCACGCTCGGAGATCTAGCAGCCGCGGGGATCGCGGTGCTGTTCGTCGTTGTGATGCGGCGCCGTCTCCGAGATGAAGGATCAATCAGCACGCTTGATCTCGGTGGAGAACACGCGACGCCGCGCCCCGGGGGACCGCAGGCAGAGAATCGCGGTTCGACAGACGTGAAGGACGCGATCTCATGAATCAGATCCATCCCACAGCCGTTATCGGCGGAGGAGCCCTGCTCGGCGCTGACAATGTCGTCGGTCCCCACGTCGTGATCCACTCGGGAGTCCGACTGGGAGACGGCAACTGGATAGGCGCAGGTGCGGTGCTGGGCGCACCTCCGGAGATACGCTCATTCGCCCACCCGCGGCGGCCAGAAGAGTCGTTCGGGGCCGGGTTGGCCATCGGTTCGAATAACGTGATCCGTGAAGGAGCGCAGATCCATCAGGGATCTCAGCACGAGACATCCGTGGGGGATGACACGTTCATTATGAACCAGTCTTACATCGCACACGACTGCGTGCTTGGGGACGGCGTCACGCTCGCCTCCAGCGTGCTGCTGGCGGGGCATGTGACAATCGCTCCCCACGCAAATCTCGGGCTCGGGACGACCGTGCATCAGTTCAGAAGCGTGGGCAGAGGAGCTATGGTCGGCATGGGCTCCGTCGTAACGGCCGATATCCCCGCGTTCGCGAAGGCATACGGCGTTCCGGCTCGTGTCATCGGCGCGAATGTCGTCGGCATGCAACGTTCCGGAATCCTCGAAGCGGATGCACTGGAACTCGATCGTCGATACCGTGACGGCCTCGACTACGACGAGATCGTCGCACGTCTGACGGGGGCCTAGATGCGCCATGCCGGGCGACGCTGTTGGGTCTGCCGATGGCGTGTCGTGGCACCCATCGTGAGCGGGTCGTCGTGAACGGACCAGACCGTTGCGGACTGAAACACGGCTCGCTGCTAGCTCTGCACGGGCTGGATGCCAACTAAGCCGCGAGGGCTTGGCTGAGTCGGCTGCGTTCGACGGATCCCAAGCGGCGGCGCGCTCGCTCGGCCGGAAGAAAGTCGACACGCGCAACACGGCTGCATCACGCCCGCGCTGTCACTAGGGCGGGACCCGGTAACCGGTCAGAGGCCGACGAGCTTCTTCAAGTCGCCGATCTCTGCACGAGCCGCTTCAGCGGCTGCTGACACCCCGCTGCCATTCGATACTGCGGAACGCAGGTCCTTGAGCTTCTGAACGTACGAGTCGACGCCCCCGTACCATTGCTCGGAGATGGATGTGGGCGGCTGAGTCTCCGACAGCCGCTGAGCGTCCCCCTGGAGCGAATCGATCACTGCCAGCGCATCCTGATCACTTGACTCTGCGACGATGTCCAGCCCGGTGCCCGCGTCGCCGAGCCATCCGCTGACCTGACCACGGAACGCCTCGACGCTCGGGTCGACGACCGGAGGTTCGGTCTGCACCGGCGTAGTGGGCTCGGTCGTCGGCTCGACGGACCCGGTCGGAGAGGGGGAAGGCGTCGCCGTAGACGTCGCAGATGTCGAAGGACTCGGTGACGCCGTGCCTTCGGCGTCCGGATTCCCGTTCTGGTTCAGCACGAAGAACAGCACCACGCCTGCGACGACCAGGGCCGCGACGACGAGACCGATGATGAGCCACATGCGTCGGCTGTTGCGCGGCTTGGGCTCGATCGGCGCCCAGCGGAGCTCTGGCTGCTGCTCGTCCGTCATCGTCATGCCTCCAGCGGTGCCATGGGCTGCCAGGAGCGGTCGCGGCTGAGCTTGCCGGCCTCTCGAAGCCCTCGGAAGAGGTTGCTCGTGCCGCGCACCGTGCGCTCGACGAAGAACAGCCGGATGATCTCCTTCGCGAAGGTCATGGCGGTGCCGAGGCCGAACAGAACGGGGTTGTAGTTGCGGTGCACGCGGTAGTAGTTCTTGATGTATGCGCGGTTGCGCATGATGTAGAAGCGGTAGGCGTTGCTCGACGCGTTCATGTGGCGGATGCCCATGTCCCACTGCTTGATCTCACGCGTGCGGCGCAGCACGAACTCGTTCACGATCACCGCCGTGGTGAGGCGCGACGCCAGCCACCCGTACATCTGATCGTCCCAGTAGATGAAGAACCTCGGATCGGGCAGCCCGATCTGCTGCACGATCGAGCGGTGGATGAACATGCCCTCGAAGCATCCGCTGTTCATCTCCTTGAAACCGGACTCGTCGAATCCGGACGGGGCGAACGGGATCGGGATGCCCATGCGCTCAGCGATGCGGTACTGCCAGTAGAACTCGCTGCCGTCGTAGTCGTAGCGGCGGCCCTGGATGCTCTTGAATCGCGGAGCCCACTTGCCCATGCGGGCGAGACCGTCGGGCATGACCTCGACGTCGTCGTCCATCATCCAGATCCACTCCGAGCCCAGCTCGTATGCGGTGCGCATGCCTTCGCTGAAGCCGCCCGATCCGCCCGTGTTGGTCTCGAGGCGGCGGTAGACGAGTTCGGTGCCGAGGCGAGGGCGGAAAGAGTCGACGACCTCGGTGGTGTCATCGGAGGAGGCGTTGTCGATGATCACGACGTGGCCCGGCTTCGGGTCCATCACGGTGATGCTCTCGAGAAGGCCGGTGAGAAGGTGCGAGCGGTTGAACGTGACGATGACGATCGTCGCGGATGCCGGGTCGAAGGGGACGTTGGTCACGAGTGGGATCTCCGGAAGCGTTCGGCCCGCAGGACGCCGCGAGCAGCTACCAGCCTACCGGGCGCACCCATGGAATCCGCCGGGCGCGCTCAGCCCTCGGTGCGCAGGGTCGGGATCACTCCGGTCTGCGCGGCGTCGATGTTCTCGCGCCACGACCGCGACTGTCCGGCGCGCAGCGCACACAGCACGAGCAGGAACCAGCCGGCGCCCACGATCGTGAAGCTTTCGAACATCGACTCGACGGCAAGGGTGACGAGCATGAGCGGCGTCCACGCGTAGACGACCGAGCGCCGCACGCTCGCGACGAGCCATGAGCGCACGGTGGCGATGCCGCCCAGCAACAGGAACAGCACGAATCCTGCCGTTCCGAGCTGGAGCAGCACGTCGAAGTACGAGTTCAGAGCGCTCTGGTGGTGGTCGTCGAGGGAGAAGTTGATGTAGTTGAACGGGTATTCGCCGGCCGGCCAGCCGCCGAACCAGCCCCAGCCCTGGATCGGCTTCACCGCGACGAAATCCAGGATCGTGTTCCACAGGGTCGCCCGGATCGAGAAGTCGGATCCGGCATCCATCAGGGCGATGATCGGATGCCGCAGAGCGAACGCCGCCGCCAGGGCCATCGCCACGAGGGCGCCGAGCACCCACTGCACGGCGTCCCGGCGCTCGGCCGGAGCGTGCCTGACGATCGTGAGCGCCACCGTCACGACTCCGACCGCGAACGCGAGCACGAGAACCGTGGGAGAGGCCGAGAGGATGGCGAGCATCGTCGCGAGCGCGATCGACGGAACCGCGATCCTCGCCTCGAGAGACTGCGACCGCCATTCGATCGCGAAGGTGATCAGCGCGATCACCGCGACGAAGCCGAGCATGTTGCGGCTGCCGAAGATGCCCTGGATGGGACCACCGAGGGCGAGATTGCCCTGTACCCCGAGGAAAGTGAACGGCACGTCGAACAGCACGCCGGACAGGATCTCGATCCCGAGCGACACCAGCAGCAGCACACGCAGAGTGTCGCCCAGGGCTC includes:
- a CDS encoding acyltransferase, with protein sequence MSVIPDNPYNEHAWIIGEPKVGDGTWIGAFTLIDGSGGLTIGSGCDISSGVHIYTHSSAKRCVSGRAYGEIDREPVTIGNRVFIGANAVINMGVTIGDEAVVGAGAVVTTSVPPRTIVAGVPARVIGTVDLSRPSVPRFEKD
- a CDS encoding Gfo/Idh/MocA family protein, which translates into the protein MSVPRIALVGAGTMGSYHARVVAASGRAKLARIIDSRRSVGEAVAARFGTAWTPELGDLADVDAVIIAASTEAHDALARAVLDAGKPLLVEKPVVNGLAKTREILELSEQAGVPILCGLLERYNPAVLTAKHFVNSPVHVTATRHSPYAPRIRTGVAWDLLIHDVDLAINVLGSIPSKVDGSVGYFHPDSVEGAEDVATASLSFAGGQLAQLSASRIGQRKDRTLLIHELDRLIEVDLLRRTVTVYRHVSGDADEDGRGYRQQTSIEIPEITNSREPLAAQFDHFVDLLDGIADPDEERRSILPSHAVIDTLLSLRDS
- a CDS encoding DegT/DnrJ/EryC1/StrS family aminotransferase, which encodes MIPITVVEFGADEERLVLEVLRSGRVAQGPLVAEFEKRFAELTGVRHAIAVNNGTTSLIASLRCLDLSPGDEVITSPFTFAATLNAILEAGATARFADISEDDFNVTAATISERLSDRTKVLMPVHIFGQIAEMDAISAIASARGLRILEDSAQAHGSMLGSKAAGSYDIGSFSFYATKNLTTGEGGMITTDDDVLAERLRILRNQGMRARYDYAMLGQNYRLTDLQAALVLPQLDRYDNVVETRGANAAYLSEGLAGIEGVITPVELSGRRHVWHQYTIRITEDAPVTRDEFVERMNDAGIGAGVYYPRLVFDYDAYRDRGDVVIEPTPVAERIARQVVSLPVHNHLTREQLDTIVSSIRTIMGASR
- a CDS encoding lysylphosphatidylglycerol synthase domain-containing protein, yielding MLLALVLGFAAYYLISQWDAVSAAIKLIAWQSAVLSFLLVLAGLVFGTISWIAILTGLGDRVPFLRAAQILLVGQLGKYVPGSVWSYVMQMELGRQYNVSRPRVLITSLYAAGVGVVASLILGALATPLLSQNEPELLWLFALLPIGLLCLHPAVMTWLASLVLKAFRRPPLDHRVRLSTIAIALGASIVSYLCYGLHLTLLVNSLADPDPQTIVLLTGAMAIGFSLSLFAFLLPSGIGVREAVLVAAMASLISLPQAAAVSAVSRMMFTLGDLAAAGIAVLFVVVMRRRLRDEGSISTLDLGGEHATPRPGGPQAENRGSTDVKDAIS
- a CDS encoding glycosyltransferase family 2 protein — encoded protein: MTNVPFDPASATIVIVTFNRSHLLTGLLESITVMDPKPGHVVIIDNASSDDTTEVVDSFRPRLGTELVYRRLETNTGGSGGFSEGMRTAYELGSEWIWMMDDDVEVMPDGLARMGKWAPRFKSIQGRRYDYDGSEFYWQYRIAERMGIPIPFAPSGFDESGFKEMNSGCFEGMFIHRSIVQQIGLPDPRFFIYWDDQMYGWLASRLTTAVIVNEFVLRRTREIKQWDMGIRHMNASSNAYRFYIMRNRAYIKNYYRVHRNYNPVLFGLGTAMTFAKEIIRLFFVERTVRGTSNLFRGLREAGKLSRDRSWQPMAPLEA
- a CDS encoding O-antigen ligase family protein, encoding MTAGHPISGLLGSAEMARAFTIAVLAAVFSSLSIERMSSPVTLATVISLLCVLGAAILWVRREELSLLRVAPTSLLVFLAWALVSLVWTTDKSDTLFAWMALLGYAFLAITVGHIRDTLQTVRALGDTLRVLLLVSLGIEILSGVLFDVPFTFLGVQGNLALGGPIQGIFGSRNMLGFVAVIALITFAIEWRSQSLEARIAVPSIALATMLAILSASPTVLVLAFAVGVVTVALTIVRHAPAERRDAVQWVLGALVAMALAAAFALRHPIIALMDAGSDFSIRATLWNTILDFVAVKPIQGWGWFGGWPAGEYPFNYINFSLDDHHQSALNSYFDVLLQLGTAGFVLFLLLGGIATVRSWLVASVRRSVVYAWTPLMLVTLAVESMFESFTIVGAGWFLLVLCALRAGQSRSWRENIDAAQTGVIPTLRTEG